Proteins co-encoded in one Streptomyces diastaticus subsp. diastaticus genomic window:
- a CDS encoding GNAT family N-acetyltransferase translates to MKQYVRPGGPVRPVRADEWRQVKELRLSALKDPVAHLAFLETYERAAAAPDSVWRERAESAAAGTRVRQFVTEGPDGTWSGTVTVRLEEPGSADMFGGTVSRRQAHLVGVFVRPECRGSGVIDTLFDAALTWAWSLAGVSRARLYVHEDNARAERFYRRFGFVPSGQTVPMKGDPAKVEREMVLGPPGASPGRS, encoded by the coding sequence ATGAAGCAGTATGTCCGGCCCGGGGGCCCTGTCCGCCCGGTCCGCGCCGACGAGTGGCGACAGGTCAAGGAGCTGCGGCTCTCGGCACTGAAGGACCCGGTGGCCCACCTCGCCTTCCTGGAGACGTACGAGCGGGCGGCCGCCGCGCCGGACTCCGTGTGGCGGGAACGCGCCGAGAGCGCGGCTGCCGGGACCCGGGTGCGCCAGTTCGTGACCGAGGGCCCGGACGGGACCTGGAGCGGCACGGTGACGGTGCGTCTGGAGGAGCCGGGCAGTGCCGACATGTTCGGCGGGACGGTTTCGCGGCGCCAGGCGCACCTCGTCGGGGTGTTCGTCCGCCCCGAGTGCCGTGGCAGCGGGGTCATCGACACGCTCTTCGACGCGGCCCTCACGTGGGCGTGGTCCCTCGCGGGGGTGTCCCGGGCGCGCCTGTACGTCCACGAGGACAACGCGCGAGCCGAGCGCTTCTACCGCCGGTTCGGGTTCGTGCCCTCCGGCCAGACCGTCCCGATGAAGGGCGACCCGGCCAAGGTGGAGCGCGAGATGGTCCTCGGGCCGCCCGGGGCGTCGCCCGGCCGCTCGTGA
- a CDS encoding ATP-binding protein, with the protein MTPPAPLAPAVRPPHGAATERCCSFDVAAHPRSASEARRLTRERLAGWPVCADTREAADLVVSELVTNAIVHTTSRRITCELRSVREGECLRIAVRDEGHSGSGPHPGEGRPAEEHGRGLLLVAALSTAWGALEAETGTGLTVWAELPARPSHDLGSGA; encoded by the coding sequence GTGACTCCGCCCGCCCCCTTAGCTCCCGCCGTCCGCCCCCCGCACGGCGCCGCCACCGAACGCTGTTGCAGCTTCGACGTGGCGGCCCACCCGCGTTCGGCCTCCGAGGCACGCAGACTGACCCGCGAGCGACTGGCGGGCTGGCCCGTGTGCGCCGACACTCGCGAGGCGGCCGACCTGGTCGTCTCCGAGCTGGTGACCAACGCGATCGTGCACACCACGAGCCGCCGCATCACCTGCGAGTTGCGCAGTGTGCGCGAGGGCGAGTGCCTGCGGATAGCCGTACGGGACGAGGGGCACTCCGGCTCCGGGCCGCACCCCGGTGAGGGCAGACCCGCCGAGGAGCACGGCCGGGGCCTGCTGCTCGTCGCCGCCCTCTCCACCGCGTGGGGAGCCCTGGAGGCGGAGACCGGCACGGGACTGACCGTCTGGGCGGAACTACCGGCGCGACCGTCGCACGACCTGGGAAGCGGGGCCTGA
- a CDS encoding tetratricopeptide repeat protein has protein sequence MAESSPETDVIDYRAAEQLLAARDPRGAVKLLDSVIGRHPEHTAARLLRARAFFLSAQLRAAELEFTVVLEREPDNAFAHFALARTYERANRPEQARRHFRLAAALDPKPEYLAAARFDD, from the coding sequence GTGGCCGAGAGCAGTCCGGAGACGGACGTCATCGATTACCGGGCGGCTGAGCAGCTGCTCGCCGCCCGGGACCCCCGGGGCGCCGTCAAGCTGCTGGATTCGGTGATCGGCCGGCATCCCGAGCACACGGCGGCCCGGCTGCTGCGAGCGCGCGCGTTCTTCCTCTCGGCGCAGCTGCGGGCGGCCGAGCTGGAGTTCACCGTGGTGCTGGAGCGCGAGCCGGACAACGCCTTCGCCCACTTCGCCCTGGCCCGGACCTACGAACGGGCCAACCGCCCCGAGCAGGCCCGCCGCCACTTCCGCCTAGCCGCCGCCCTCGACCCGAAGCCCGAGTACCTGGCGGCGGCGCGCTTCGACGACTAG
- a CDS encoding DUF397 domain-containing protein, translated as MDRSPIYSGMPARELGTSGWRKPWSGGNGGNCVEAMRLDDGRVAVRQSADPDGPALIYTHGEISAFIQGAKTGKADFLIS; from the coding sequence ATGGACCGGTCCCCGATATACAGCGGCATGCCCGCCCGCGAACTCGGTACCTCCGGCTGGCGCAAGCCCTGGAGCGGCGGCAACGGCGGCAACTGCGTGGAGGCCATGCGGCTGGACGACGGGCGCGTCGCGGTGCGCCAGTCCGCCGACCCGGACGGGCCCGCGCTCATCTACACCCACGGTGAGATCAGCGCCTTCATCCAGGGCGCCAAGACCGGCAAGGCCGACTTCCTGATCTCCTGA
- a CDS encoding class I SAM-dependent methyltransferase, giving the protein MPEATRRVPAPALPPERDSGGNTESTTREPIIQEPVPPRSAADEAPEPEATRRTASPAESSRASRGWWDGNADEYQREHGAFLGDDRFVWGPEGLDEEEARLLGPEGSLKGLDVLEIGAGAAQCSRWLAAEGARPVALDLSHRQLQHALRIGGAVPLVEADAGALPFADASFDLACSAYGALPFVAEPVEVLREVRRVLRPGGRFVFSVTHPIRWAFPDEPGPAGLTVAASYFDRTPYVEQDEQGRAVYVEHHRTLGDRVRDVVGAGLRLVDLVEPEWPEWNTQEWGGWSPLRGHLFPGTAIFVCARD; this is encoded by the coding sequence TTGCCTGAGGCCACACGGCGCGTCCCCGCCCCGGCCCTTCCACCGGAGCGGGACTCCGGTGGAAATACGGAGAGTACGACGAGGGAGCCGATCATCCAAGAGCCCGTACCGCCCCGGTCCGCCGCCGACGAGGCCCCGGAACCCGAGGCGACCCGCCGCACCGCCTCCCCCGCCGAGAGCAGCCGGGCCAGCCGCGGCTGGTGGGACGGCAACGCCGACGAGTACCAGCGCGAGCACGGCGCCTTCCTCGGCGACGACCGCTTCGTCTGGGGGCCCGAGGGACTCGACGAGGAAGAGGCCCGCCTGCTCGGCCCCGAGGGGAGCCTGAAGGGGCTGGACGTCCTGGAGATCGGCGCCGGCGCCGCCCAGTGCTCCCGCTGGCTGGCCGCCGAGGGTGCCCGCCCGGTCGCCCTGGACCTCTCCCACCGCCAGCTCCAGCACGCCCTGCGGATCGGCGGCGCGGTGCCGCTGGTCGAGGCCGACGCCGGGGCGCTGCCCTTCGCCGACGCCTCCTTTGACCTGGCCTGCTCCGCCTACGGCGCGCTGCCCTTCGTCGCCGAGCCCGTCGAGGTGCTGCGCGAGGTGCGCCGGGTGCTGCGGCCCGGCGGGCGGTTCGTCTTCTCGGTGACCCACCCGATCCGCTGGGCCTTCCCCGACGAGCCCGGCCCGGCGGGCCTGACCGTCGCCGCCTCCTACTTCGACCGCACCCCCTACGTCGAGCAGGACGAGCAGGGCCGCGCCGTCTACGTCGAGCACCACCGCACCCTCGGCGACCGGGTGCGGGACGTGGTCGGCGCCGGGCTGCGCCTGGTGGACCTGGTCGAGCCGGAGTGGCCGGAGTGGAACACCCAGGAGTGGGGCGGCTGGTCCCCGCTGCGCGGCCACCTCTTCCCGGGCACCGCGATCTTCGTCTGCGCCCGGGACTGA
- a CDS encoding 2'-5' RNA ligase family protein translates to MTEQLSARQDGPAEEDGWGDRAGDTALTIPLPALDPLVTTGIRAHATVLYPFLPLVRVRPGSADPDGADTALRALFASHAPFTLRFAAFREEPGVLFLAPEPPGPLAALTDAVRARWPEAVPYRGIFGPEGLDPHVTVAHGEEFGAVRARLAPALPVACHVTGVRLIVHDGHTWRDRLTYRLGGPARLR, encoded by the coding sequence GTGACCGAACAGCTCTCCGCCCGCCAGGACGGGCCCGCCGAGGAGGACGGCTGGGGCGACCGCGCCGGGGACACCGCGCTCACCATCCCGCTCCCCGCGCTGGACCCGCTGGTGACCACCGGCATCCGCGCCCACGCCACGGTGCTCTACCCGTTCCTGCCTCTCGTCCGCGTCCGCCCCGGCTCGGCGGACCCCGATGGCGCGGACACGGCCCTGCGCGCCCTGTTCGCCTCGCACGCCCCCTTCACGCTCCGGTTCGCCGCTTTCCGTGAGGAGCCGGGGGTGCTGTTCCTCGCCCCGGAACCCCCCGGACCGCTGGCCGCCCTGACCGACGCCGTGCGTGCGCGCTGGCCCGAGGCGGTGCCGTACCGGGGGATCTTCGGGCCCGAGGGGCTGGACCCGCATGTCACGGTGGCCCACGGCGAGGAGTTCGGCGCCGTCCGGGCGCGGCTGGCTCCGGCGCTGCCCGTCGCCTGCCACGTCACCGGTGTCCGCCTGATCGTCCACGACGGGCACACCTGGCGGGACCGCCTCACCTATCGGCTCGGGGGGCCCGCGCGGCTCAGGTGA
- a CDS encoding YfcC family protein, with protein sequence MSGPAPAERTGADGDAPGGRRRFVFPDAVTVLAAVTLAVWLLAFFIPSGQYERDADGAPVEGTYHRTETGRSLTDRFNDLFLAPVNGLYGIQDADTGEVGPDLSGELYGSAGVFLFVLAIGAFITVVFATGALDRGISRLAHRLRRRGTLLIAGIMAVFSLLGTVEGWAEETLGFYGLIVPLMLALGYDRMVATGTIILGSGTGVLCSTVNPFATGVASSAAGISLGDGIALRAAMWVVLTAVTIAYVARYASRVRRDASRSLSGFLPGDREQAAEAAGEPPVLTGPHRAVLVVVGLVFAFMVFSVVPWSSALTGDAGAGPYGFELGWSFPQLAALFLCAAVLVGLVGRMGEQRISATLVRGAGDFISPALVIVLARGVTVIMNNARVTDTVLHSVESAVRGTSSALFAIIVFVVNLPLAFLIPSSSGHATLSMPVLAPLADFAGVSRAVVVTAWQSASGWMNLWVPTTAVTIGGVALAKVGYHRYLRFVAPLLAVLAVLICTFLVLGAALT encoded by the coding sequence GTGAGCGGCCCCGCCCCCGCTGAGAGGACCGGCGCCGACGGGGACGCTCCCGGCGGGAGGCGGAGGTTCGTCTTCCCCGACGCGGTCACCGTGCTGGCCGCCGTCACCCTCGCCGTCTGGCTGCTGGCCTTTTTCATCCCCTCCGGCCAGTACGAGCGGGACGCGGACGGCGCGCCGGTCGAGGGGACGTACCACCGGACCGAGACCGGGCGGAGCCTCACCGACCGGTTCAACGACCTCTTCCTCGCGCCGGTCAACGGGCTCTACGGCATCCAGGACGCCGACACCGGAGAGGTGGGCCCCGACCTCAGCGGCGAGCTGTACGGCAGTGCCGGGGTCTTCCTCTTCGTCCTGGCCATCGGCGCCTTCATCACCGTCGTCTTCGCCACCGGTGCCCTCGACCGGGGCATCAGCCGCCTCGCCCACCGGTTGCGCCGCCGCGGGACGCTGCTGATCGCCGGGATCATGGCGGTCTTCTCGCTGCTGGGCACCGTCGAGGGCTGGGCCGAGGAGACCCTGGGCTTCTACGGCCTGATCGTCCCGCTGATGCTGGCCCTCGGCTACGACCGGATGGTGGCCACCGGAACCATCATCCTCGGCTCGGGCACCGGCGTGCTCTGCTCCACCGTCAACCCCTTCGCCACCGGCGTCGCCTCCTCCGCCGCCGGCATCTCGCTCGGCGACGGCATCGCGCTGCGCGCCGCGATGTGGGTGGTGCTCACCGCCGTCACCATCGCCTACGTCGCCCGGTACGCGAGCCGGGTGCGGCGCGACGCGTCCCGCTCGCTCAGCGGCTTCCTGCCCGGCGACCGCGAGCAGGCGGCCGAGGCGGCGGGGGAGCCGCCCGTGCTGACGGGGCCGCACCGGGCCGTGCTGGTCGTCGTCGGCCTGGTCTTCGCCTTCATGGTCTTCTCCGTCGTCCCCTGGTCCAGCGCGCTGACCGGCGACGCCGGCGCCGGGCCGTACGGCTTCGAACTGGGCTGGTCCTTCCCGCAGCTCGCGGCGCTCTTCCTGTGCGCCGCCGTGCTGGTGGGGCTGGTGGGACGGATGGGGGAGCAGCGGATCAGCGCCACTTTGGTCCGGGGCGCCGGGGACTTCATCTCCCCGGCACTGGTCATCGTGCTGGCCCGCGGGGTCACCGTGATCATGAACAACGCCCGGGTCACCGACACCGTGCTGCACTCGGTGGAGAGCGCGGTGCGCGGCACCTCCTCGGCGCTCTTCGCGATCATCGTCTTCGTCGTCAACCTCCCGCTCGCCTTCCTGATCCCCTCCAGCTCGGGCCACGCCACGCTCTCCATGCCGGTCCTCGCGCCCCTCGCCGACTTCGCCGGAGTCTCCCGGGCGGTCGTCGTCACCGCGTGGCAGTCGGCCAGCGGCTGGATGAACCTCTGGGTGCCGACCACCGCCGTCACCATCGGCGGAGTCGCGCTGGCCAAGGTCGGCTACCACCGCTACCTGCGGTTCGTCGCGCCGCTGCTCGCCGTTCTCGCCGTGCTGATCTGCACCTTCCTGGTGCTGGGGGCGGCACTCACCTGA
- a CDS encoding RNA-binding S4 domain-containing protein yields the protein MATEASQSGGSVRVDVWIWAVRLVRTRSAGASACRAGHVRVNGERAKPAQPVRVGDEIALRQGGRDRLVKVSTLLRKRVGAPVAVTAYVDNSPPPPPREAVAPAGVRDRGAGRPTKRDRREMERLRGTAD from the coding sequence ATGGCTACGGAGGCTTCGCAGAGCGGTGGTTCGGTACGCGTGGACGTCTGGATCTGGGCGGTACGGCTGGTCAGGACCCGGTCGGCGGGGGCGTCCGCCTGCCGCGCCGGGCACGTCCGGGTCAACGGCGAGCGCGCCAAGCCCGCGCAGCCGGTCCGCGTCGGCGACGAGATCGCCCTGCGCCAGGGCGGGCGCGACCGCCTGGTGAAGGTGAGCACCCTCCTGCGCAAGCGCGTCGGCGCCCCGGTCGCCGTCACCGCCTACGTCGACAACAGTCCGCCTCCGCCGCCCCGCGAGGCGGTCGCCCCCGCCGGCGTACGCGACCGGGGCGCGGGCCGGCCCACCAAGCGGGACCGCCGTGAGATGGAGCGGCTGCGCGGCACGGCCGACTGA
- a CDS encoding DUF6343 family protein: MRWSGCAARPTEPFPLFPAAGSPPDKRAEVRAVRAGRVGTEPTTARRPLRVRRTLASAGPPPGGRLPPVDERRWAALCAILRLVTVLDLAVVTRRIRHHTRPPPLIPPATGTASGAETRPPSGDHGCAHERPGDAPGGPRTISRSTLAGSPFIGTVWPEGTNPNRR, encoded by the coding sequence GTGAGATGGAGCGGCTGCGCGGCACGGCCGACTGAGCCGTTCCCGCTCTTCCCCGCCGCGGGTTCGCCACCGGACAAGAGAGCGGAGGTGAGGGCGGTGCGAGCAGGCCGCGTGGGAACCGAACCGACCACCGCGAGGCGTCCGCTCCGCGTGCGCCGGACCCTCGCGTCCGCCGGACCTCCGCCGGGTGGTCGCCTTCCCCCTGTCGACGAACGGCGCTGGGCGGCACTCTGCGCCATCCTCCGGCTGGTCACCGTCCTGGACCTCGCGGTGGTCACCCGCCGCATCCGCCACCACACCCGGCCGCCACCGCTGATCCCGCCGGCGACCGGCACGGCGAGCGGAGCGGAGACCCGGCCGCCGTCAGGCGACCACGGCTGCGCTCACGAGCGGCCGGGCGACGCCCCGGGCGGCCCGAGGACCATCTCGCGCTCCACCTTGGCCGGGTCGCCCTTCATCGGGACGGTCTGGCCGGAGGGCACGAACCCGAACCGGCGGTAG
- a CDS encoding PAC2 family protein: MQHRDPQDLYAWESKGLAAVDTALAQESAGLVMLYHFDGYIDAGQTGEQIVDELLDNLPHQLVARFDHDRLIDYRARRPLLTFKRDRYTDYEVPGLELHLVQDATGAPFLVLSGPEPDVEWERFAAAVQQIVERLGVRLTVSVHGIPMGVPHTRPVGLTPHGNRTDLVPGHPTPFDQAQVPGSVEALIEYRLIQTGHDVLGVGAHVPHYIARSAYPDAALTALEAITSATGLVLPTVAHTLRTEAQRTQTEIERQVGEGDEELVALVRGLEHQYDAVAGAGARGNMLAEPADLPSAEEIGREFEKFLAEREGE, from the coding sequence GTGCAGCATCGAGACCCGCAGGATCTGTACGCATGGGAGTCGAAGGGCCTCGCGGCGGTGGACACCGCGCTGGCCCAGGAGTCGGCCGGGCTCGTCATGCTCTACCACTTCGACGGATACATCGACGCCGGGCAGACCGGGGAGCAGATCGTCGACGAGCTGCTGGACAACCTCCCGCACCAGCTCGTCGCCCGCTTCGACCACGACCGGCTCATCGACTACCGGGCGCGGCGCCCGCTGCTCACGTTCAAGCGCGACCGCTACACCGACTACGAGGTTCCCGGACTCGAACTCCACCTGGTGCAGGACGCCACCGGCGCCCCGTTCCTGGTGCTCTCCGGGCCCGAACCCGACGTGGAGTGGGAGCGGTTCGCCGCCGCCGTCCAGCAGATCGTCGAACGGCTCGGGGTGCGGCTGACCGTCAGCGTCCACGGCATCCCGATGGGCGTCCCGCACACCCGCCCGGTCGGCCTCACCCCGCACGGCAACCGCACCGACCTGGTTCCCGGCCACCCGACCCCGTTCGACCAGGCGCAGGTGCCCGGCAGCGTCGAGGCGCTCATCGAGTACCGCCTCATCCAGACCGGCCACGACGTCCTCGGCGTCGGCGCCCACGTCCCGCACTACATCGCCCGGTCCGCCTACCCGGACGCCGCGCTGACCGCGCTGGAGGCGATCACCTCCGCCACCGGCCTCGTGCTGCCCACCGTCGCGCACACCCTGCGCACCGAGGCGCAGCGGACCCAGACCGAGATCGAGCGGCAGGTCGGCGAGGGCGACGAGGAACTGGTCGCGCTGGTGCGAGGGCTGGAGCACCAGTACGACGCGGTGGCCGGGGCCGGAGCACGGGGCAACATGCTGGCCGAGCCCGCCGACCTGCCGTCCGCCGAGGAGATCGGGCGCGAGTTCGAGAAGTTCCTCGCGGAGCGCGAGGGGGAGTAG
- a CDS encoding helix-turn-helix domain-containing protein produces the protein MSEPRSAPTVGQVVLGRRLQDLHEGAGLKREEAARVLRVAPATVRRMETAEVALKIPYLHLLLKAYGVGDEEADAFITLAEESNRPGWWQRYHDILPGWFSMYVSLEGAATLLRSYEPHFVPGLLQTEDYARAVLLSGAVGQTSPDDIERHVALRMQRQELLERENAPRLWVVMDETALRRPVAEPSVMRAQVDRLLEVAERPHVTLQVAEFTSGPHPGTYGPFVLFRFGEPELPDMVYSEYLTGAVYLDARAEVVTYLEVMDRMAAHAATAHRTKEILKDLRKEY, from the coding sequence GTGAGCGAACCGCGGTCCGCACCGACCGTCGGCCAGGTCGTGCTGGGCAGACGCCTGCAGGACCTGCACGAGGGCGCGGGACTGAAGAGGGAGGAGGCGGCGCGCGTACTGCGGGTCGCCCCCGCCACCGTGCGCCGGATGGAGACCGCCGAGGTCGCCCTCAAGATCCCCTACCTGCACCTCCTGCTGAAGGCCTACGGAGTCGGCGACGAGGAGGCGGACGCCTTCATCACCCTCGCCGAGGAGTCGAACCGCCCCGGCTGGTGGCAGCGCTACCACGACATCCTGCCCGGCTGGTTCAGCATGTACGTGAGCCTGGAGGGCGCCGCGACCCTCCTGCGCAGCTACGAACCGCACTTCGTCCCCGGGCTCCTGCAGACCGAGGACTACGCCCGGGCCGTCCTCCTGTCCGGGGCGGTCGGGCAGACCAGCCCCGACGACATCGAACGCCACGTCGCCCTGCGGATGCAGCGGCAGGAGCTGCTGGAGCGCGAGAACGCGCCCCGGCTCTGGGTGGTGATGGACGAGACGGCGCTGCGCAGGCCCGTCGCGGAACCATCCGTGATGCGGGCCCAGGTCGACAGACTGCTGGAAGTGGCCGAGCGGCCGCACGTCACCTTGCAGGTCGCCGAGTTCACGTCCGGCCCCCATCCGGGCACCTACGGGCCCTTCGTCCTCTTCCGGTTCGGCGAACCGGAACTTCCGGACATGGTCTACAGCGAGTACCTGACCGGCGCCGTCTATCTCGACGCCCGCGCCGAGGTGGTCACCTACCTGGAGGTCATGGACCGTATGGCGGCGCACGCCGCGACAGCACATCGCACCAAGGAAATCCTCAAGGATCTCCGCAAGGAGTACTAA
- the rpsA gene encoding 30S ribosomal protein S1, whose product MTSSTETTATTPQVAVNDIGNEEAFLAAIDETIKYFNDGDIVDGVIVKVDRDEVLLDIGYKTEGVIPSRELSIKHDVDPNEVVAVGDEIEALVLQKEDKEGRLILSKKRAQYERAWGTIEKIKEEDGIVTGTVIEVVKGGLILDIGLRGFLPASLVEMRRVRDLQPYVGKELEAKIIELDKNRNNVVLSRRAWLEQTQSEVRQTFLTTLQKGQVRSGVVSSIVNFGAFVDLGGVDGLVHVSELSWKHIDHPSEVVEVGQEVTVEVLDVDMDRERVSLSLKATQEDPWQQFARTHQIGQVVPGKVTKLVPFGAFVRVDEGIEGLVHISELAERHVEIPEQVVQVNDEIFVKVIDIDLERRRISLSLKQANEAFGADPSVVEFDPTLYGMAASYDDQGNYIYPEGFDPETNDWLEGYETQREAWETQYAEAQQRFEQHQAQVIKSREADAQAAAEGTDTAGAAPAASGGAGGGGGSYSSESADNSGALASDEALAALREKLAGGQS is encoded by the coding sequence ATGACGAGCAGCACCGAGACCACCGCCACCACCCCGCAGGTTGCGGTCAACGACATCGGTAACGAGGAAGCCTTCCTCGCCGCGATCGACGAGACGATCAAGTACTTCAACGACGGCGACATCGTCGACGGCGTCATCGTGAAGGTCGACCGGGACGAGGTCCTGCTCGACATTGGTTACAAGACCGAAGGCGTGATCCCGAGCCGCGAGCTCTCGATCAAGCACGACGTCGACCCCAACGAGGTCGTCGCCGTCGGCGACGAGATCGAGGCCCTGGTCCTCCAGAAGGAGGACAAGGAAGGCCGTCTGATCCTGTCCAAGAAGCGCGCTCAGTACGAGCGTGCCTGGGGCACGATCGAGAAGATCAAGGAAGAGGACGGCATCGTCACCGGTACCGTCATCGAGGTCGTCAAGGGTGGTCTCATCCTCGACATCGGCCTCCGTGGCTTCCTGCCGGCCTCCCTCGTCGAGATGCGCCGCGTCCGCGACCTCCAGCCCTACGTGGGCAAGGAGCTCGAGGCGAAGATCATCGAGCTGGACAAGAACCGCAACAACGTGGTCCTGTCCCGCCGTGCCTGGCTCGAGCAGACCCAGTCCGAGGTCCGCCAGACCTTCCTCACGACCCTCCAGAAGGGTCAGGTCCGCTCCGGCGTCGTCTCCTCGATCGTCAACTTCGGTGCCTTCGTGGACCTGGGTGGCGTCGACGGTCTGGTCCACGTCTCCGAGCTGTCCTGGAAGCACATCGACCACCCGTCCGAGGTTGTCGAGGTCGGCCAGGAAGTCACCGTCGAGGTCCTCGACGTCGACATGGACCGCGAGCGTGTCTCCCTGTCGCTGAAGGCGACCCAGGAAGACCCGTGGCAGCAGTTCGCCCGGACGCACCAGATCGGCCAGGTCGTTCCCGGCAAGGTCACCAAGCTCGTTCCCTTCGGCGCGTTCGTCCGCGTCGACGAGGGCATCGAGGGTCTGGTCCACATCTCCGAGCTGGCCGAGCGCCACGTGGAGATCCCGGAGCAGGTCGTCCAGGTCAACGACGAGATCTTCGTCAAGGTCATCGACATCGACCTCGAGCGCCGCCGCATCAGCCTCTCGCTGAAGCAGGCCAACGAGGCCTTCGGCGCCGACCCGTCGGTCGTCGAGTTCGACCCGACCCTGTACGGCATGGCCGCGTCCTACGACGACCAGGGCAACTACATCTACCCCGAGGGCTTCGACCCCGAGACCAACGACTGGCTCGAGGGCTACGAGACCCAGCGCGAGGCGTGGGAGACCCAGTACGCCGAGGCGCAGCAGCGCTTCGAGCAGCACCAGGCCCAGGTCATCAAGTCCCGCGAGGCCGACGCCCAGGCTGCGGCCGAGGGCACCGACACCGCTGGTGCGGCTCCGGCCGCCTCCGGTGGCGCCGGTGGCGGCGGCGGTTCGTACTCCTCGGAGTCCGCGGACAACTCCGGCGCCCTGGCGTCGGACGAGGCCCTGGCCGCCCTGCGCGAGAAGCTGGCCGGCGGCCAGAGCTGA
- the coaE gene encoding dephospho-CoA kinase, producing MLIVGLTGGIGAGKSEVSRLLVEHGALLVDADRIAREVVEPGTPGLAAVVEAFGESVLAADGSLDRPRLGEIVFADPERRAVLNGIVHPLVGARSAELQRQAPKDGVVVHDVPLLAENGLAELYDLVIVVDVEPRTQVERLTRSRGMSEEDARARMAAQAGREERLAVADIVIDNEVSLEELRGRVAEVWAELEERAKAGR from the coding sequence GTGCTGATCGTGGGGCTGACGGGCGGGATCGGGGCGGGGAAGAGCGAGGTGTCCCGGCTGCTGGTGGAGCACGGAGCGCTTCTGGTGGACGCGGACCGGATCGCCCGCGAGGTGGTGGAGCCCGGGACCCCGGGGCTCGCCGCCGTGGTCGAGGCGTTCGGTGAGTCGGTGCTCGCGGCCGACGGCTCGCTGGACCGCCCGAGACTCGGCGAGATCGTCTTCGCCGACCCCGAGCGGCGCGCCGTGCTGAACGGCATTGTCCACCCGCTGGTGGGAGCCCGGTCGGCCGAGCTCCAGCGGCAGGCCCCGAAGGACGGCGTGGTCGTGCACGACGTGCCGCTGCTCGCCGAGAACGGGCTCGCCGAACTCTACGACCTGGTGATCGTGGTGGACGTGGAGCCGAGAACGCAGGTGGAGCGGCTGACACGGTCGCGCGGCATGAGCGAGGAGGATGCCCGGGCGCGGATGGCCGCGCAGGCCGGGCGCGAGGAGCGGCTCGCCGTCGCCGACATCGTGATCGACAACGAGGTGTCGCTGGAGGAGTTGCGGGGGAGGGTCGCCGAGGTGTGGGCCGAACTGGAGGAGCGGGCCAAGGCCGGCCGCTGA